A section of the Humulus lupulus chromosome 2, drHumLupu1.1, whole genome shotgun sequence genome encodes:
- the LOC133819667 gene encoding uncharacterized protein LOC133819667 produces MYSGTTFAPINVSNINFIPMLNGTNFKTWKDKMLLFLGLMNLDLALLKEQPSPLNNESSSEIKEEYERWERSNRLSLLIMKNRIPEAYWSTLSHEKNAKKFLEELEKLFATNEKVEISALVAKLMSMKYKGRGHIWKYIMEMCNVISKLNALKINLPEEFLMHLILISLPVQYNQFRMRYCQKDKWTFNELVYDCVQEEERLNALNMSRGA; encoded by the exons ATGTATTCAG GAACTACTTTCGCTCCCATTAATGTTTCAAACATTAATTTTATTCCTATGCTTAATGGCACAAACTTTAAGACTTGGAAAGATAAGATGTTACTTTTTCTCGGGTTAATGAATCTTGACCTTGCTCTATTAAAAGAACAACCTTCACCTCTCAATAATGAAAGTTCTTCTGAGATTAAAGAGGAATATGAGAGGTGGGAGCGTTCTAATCGGTTAAGTCTTCTAATAATGAAAAACAGAATTCCAGAAGCATACTGGAGCACTTTATCTCATGAGAAAAATGCTAAGAAGTTTCTTGAGGAACTAGAGAAACTTTTTGCAACGAACGAAAAGGTGGAGATAAGTGCACTTGTAGCTAAACTTATGTCAATGAAGTATAAAGGAAGAGGACATATATGGAAGTACATTATGGAAATGTGTAATGTCATTTCCAAGCTAAATGCACTAAAGATAAACCTGCCTGAGGAATTTCTCATGCATCTTATACTCATTTCACTTCCTGTCCAATATAATCAATTTAGAATGAGATATTGTCAAAAGGATAAATGGACTTTTAATGAGCTCGTTTATGACTGTgtgcaagaagaagaaagattaAATGCTCTAAATATGTCGCGTGGCGCGTGA